In Mangrovivirga cuniculi, the following proteins share a genomic window:
- the porU2 gene encoding putative type IX secretion system sortase PorU2: MNRSKTYLLLIVFTAFIFPVRAQYTNDWINPNQDYYKLKVAETGFYSVTYEDLQDNGISIDEIDPRLLKLYFRGEEQSILIRGESDGSFDPGDELIFYGQRNDGTLDQQIYSEPGDQPHQFYNIYTDTASYFLTSSFDGSLGKRMPLYSGNDPGNLPVIESHQAEALRVFTDQAATGVRYIGDIMLSAFDQGEQWTGTRVRRGQSFDFSLAPVASGITSSPNPVFTIQLTGRNNRDHIVDVYVGPSPSELSLITTLSFNGFINATYTGEIPWSLVGPNDEVVVQITVNNTTADDVSVSYANLVYTQNADMLGEPAKMFSFPRQNTGDAIGRIRNASLVEELFDITDPDNIRRVSYQNVQNDIEFIYDGALIERDFYATSNFLSVPEIQSASFKQLDLNADYLVITNNLLRVPALDYDDPVEAYASYRASAEGGSYDTLIMNVQTIYDQFNYGQPGPGGIYNLIKYLHDNGNLEMIFIAGRALYWFRNYYRNGPITSDGDDVLHDLVPTAGFPGSDALYTAYLDGNNPYGTIPIGRYPAKNAQDIAVYLNKVREIEQLPFDALWRKDFLHLSGGLTENELISFRRYVNNFKVDAESHFMGGKVTTQGKSTNNSIEEINIAEAANSGLAMITFFGHSGTVASDIDIGKASDPTQGYENQGKYPFMLINGCSAGNLYSSAIAFSEDWLIIPNKGSIGFIAHANLAFSTDLRRYSGLIYDYAFSDSVFINKSIGEIKAKTEREYYNSIFPSERHLAQIHQMVLYSDPAVQLFGAKKPDYAAISETFSIQDARGGALNDQSDSISINLAFHNFGTTVKDSINYRITRILEDGTTFFYDDFFRPSILYSDTITFNIPNVSGAFGNNILEITVDSENFVDELNEVNNTIRVPIFIPKSGVLTLLPPEFSVLSDTQTDLIVSSSDPSERNRTFIVDIDSSFFYNSPVFNSEQVSGEIIAERSYTLAEQDSVSWYWRSKYATPSPEEDTSFVRSSFSYIDGHPEAWAQLNSGQFTFNDLEGIEIDPITGEWNFENTEALVGLTTYGASNPDSDPENIRLFINDLNYIITDDPRKVCRNNSLNAIAFDRQNANPFAVLDNGNFDLLDPNRCGRRPQVINNFLNSQLNERNGPDLVDYINGLKNGDKVVIFSIGSASYTTLNDQTKQALSEIGVQVSAWNDFSDGDPIIIIGAKGSSAGDARVIKAEVSPEELQEISFDGIITGRFDEGELISSRIGPATSFSTLKIKAITGATDNYSVDLIGENFSGDQTNISGFTELQNGEYDVSSINPQDYPYLRLKYNISDSENRTPAPLDYWFVTLSYPPEGILYPVNETQVERTELNEGESKVIDFAFRNISEKEFADSLKVSLRMRNQETGKIFNDTIKINSPQPGEEEVFSVEFNTEGFAGENDLSVFVNPYVQPEIYYTNNVFSGDRLLSVKRDTLQPTLKVTFDGRTIMDGEIVSPDPLISIKVRDEQNSLRKTDTTGVELLFKPDCEGCNYEQVILASDQVEVLPALDDRDFTLNFRPGPLEDGVYSLWVKAADGSGNQTGSEPYEISFEVINESTITNFYPYPNPFSTSTRFVFTLTGSDIPEEIKITIMTISGRIVREITQDELGPIHSGNNITEFSWDGTDEFGDKLANGVYLYKVSIQNQGEQIKQRSLGPDARAFKNGFGKLYILR, translated from the coding sequence ATGAATAGAAGCAAAACATATTTACTTCTTATAGTTTTCACAGCTTTTATTTTTCCAGTAAGAGCTCAGTATACTAATGACTGGATAAATCCAAACCAGGATTATTATAAGCTTAAGGTTGCTGAAACAGGGTTTTACAGTGTTACTTATGAAGATCTTCAGGATAATGGTATTTCCATTGATGAAATTGATCCACGACTCTTAAAGTTATATTTCAGAGGTGAAGAGCAATCTATTTTGATAAGAGGTGAGTCAGATGGAAGTTTCGATCCGGGTGATGAACTGATATTTTACGGACAAAGGAATGATGGAACTCTGGATCAGCAAATATATTCAGAACCCGGTGACCAGCCTCACCAGTTTTATAATATCTATACTGATACAGCTTCATATTTTTTAACTTCAAGTTTTGATGGATCGCTGGGTAAAAGAATGCCATTATATTCGGGCAATGACCCGGGCAATTTACCTGTAATAGAATCTCATCAAGCAGAAGCACTTAGAGTTTTTACTGATCAGGCTGCCACTGGTGTCAGGTATATCGGTGATATTATGCTTTCTGCATTTGATCAGGGTGAGCAATGGACTGGTACCAGAGTTCGCCGTGGACAATCATTTGATTTTTCATTAGCTCCTGTTGCCTCAGGTATAACATCTTCCCCAAATCCTGTTTTCACTATTCAATTGACAGGCCGAAACAACAGGGATCACATTGTAGATGTTTATGTCGGACCATCACCGTCTGAATTATCTTTGATCACAACTCTTTCTTTTAATGGTTTTATAAATGCTACATATACGGGAGAAATACCCTGGTCGTTGGTAGGACCAAATGATGAAGTTGTAGTACAGATTACAGTGAATAATACTACTGCGGATGATGTATCGGTATCCTATGCGAATCTAGTTTATACCCAAAATGCAGATATGCTTGGTGAGCCGGCTAAGATGTTTTCTTTTCCCAGGCAAAATACCGGGGATGCTATTGGGAGAATTAGAAATGCTTCACTGGTGGAGGAATTGTTTGATATAACAGATCCCGATAATATCAGAAGGGTTTCATATCAGAATGTTCAAAATGATATCGAATTTATTTATGATGGTGCATTAATTGAACGCGATTTTTATGCTACATCAAATTTTCTGTCAGTACCTGAAATTCAATCAGCATCATTTAAGCAACTGGATTTAAATGCTGATTACCTGGTTATCACGAATAATCTGTTACGAGTACCGGCACTGGATTATGATGATCCGGTAGAAGCTTATGCATCATACCGGGCTTCTGCTGAAGGAGGTAGTTATGATACTTTAATAATGAATGTTCAAACCATTTATGATCAGTTTAATTATGGACAGCCAGGTCCTGGTGGAATTTATAATTTGATTAAATATCTACATGACAATGGTAACCTAGAAATGATTTTTATAGCTGGTAGGGCACTTTATTGGTTTAGAAATTACTATCGCAATGGCCCTATAACCAGCGATGGAGATGATGTGCTCCATGATTTAGTGCCAACAGCAGGCTTCCCCGGTAGCGATGCTCTTTATACTGCTTATTTAGATGGAAATAATCCCTATGGCACCATTCCCATAGGAAGATATCCTGCCAAAAACGCTCAAGATATTGCAGTATATCTAAACAAAGTTAGAGAAATAGAACAATTACCATTTGATGCTCTTTGGCGAAAAGATTTTTTGCATTTAAGCGGTGGACTTACCGAAAATGAGTTAATCAGTTTTAGGCGTTATGTAAATAATTTTAAAGTAGATGCCGAATCTCATTTCATGGGAGGAAAGGTTACGACACAAGGTAAAAGCACTAATAACTCTATTGAGGAAATAAATATTGCTGAAGCAGCGAATAGCGGATTAGCCATGATAACCTTTTTCGGGCATTCCGGCACTGTAGCTTCTGATATTGATATAGGAAAAGCCTCAGATCCTACCCAGGGATATGAAAACCAGGGGAAATATCCATTCATGCTGATCAATGGGTGTAGTGCAGGAAATTTATATAGTTCGGCAATAGCCTTCAGTGAAGATTGGTTGATAATTCCTAATAAAGGGTCTATTGGTTTCATAGCCCATGCAAATTTGGCGTTTAGTACTGATCTCAGACGGTATTCAGGTTTGATTTACGATTATGCTTTTTCGGACAGTGTTTTTATCAATAAATCGATAGGAGAAATTAAGGCCAAAACAGAGAGAGAATATTATAATAGTATTTTTCCAAGCGAAAGGCATTTGGCTCAGATACACCAGATGGTTTTGTACAGCGACCCGGCAGTACAATTATTTGGTGCGAAGAAACCCGATTATGCAGCGATAAGTGAAACTTTTTCAATTCAGGATGCGAGAGGAGGAGCTTTAAATGATCAGTCAGATTCGATTTCAATTAATCTTGCATTTCACAATTTTGGGACAACTGTAAAAGATTCAATTAATTATCGTATAACCAGGATACTGGAAGACGGAACTACCTTTTTTTACGATGATTTTTTCAGGCCATCCATACTGTATAGTGATACTATAACTTTTAATATACCGAATGTATCAGGAGCTTTTGGAAACAACATTTTAGAGATCACCGTTGACTCGGAAAATTTTGTTGATGAATTAAACGAGGTAAACAACACAATTAGAGTCCCTATTTTTATTCCTAAAAGTGGTGTGTTGACTCTTTTACCTCCTGAATTTTCAGTTTTATCTGATACACAGACTGATCTTATTGTTAGTTCCTCTGACCCGAGTGAAAGGAACAGAACTTTTATTGTAGATATTGATTCTTCCTTCTTTTATAACAGTCCTGTTTTTAATTCAGAACAGGTGTCTGGCGAAATTATTGCTGAAAGGTCCTATACTTTAGCTGAACAGGATAGTGTGAGTTGGTATTGGAGATCGAAATATGCAACTCCTTCACCTGAAGAGGACACTTCATTTGTAAGGAGTTCTTTTAGTTATATAGATGGCCATCCTGAAGCCTGGGCTCAATTGAATTCCGGTCAGTTTACTTTTAATGATCTTGAAGGAATTGAAATAGATCCGATAACAGGTGAATGGAATTTTGAGAATACAGAAGCATTGGTGGGTTTGACAACTTATGGTGCTTCTAACCCCGATAGTGATCCGGAAAATATACGTTTGTTCATTAACGATTTGAACTATATCATTACAGATGATCCTCGAAAAGTATGTCGTAATAATAGCTTAAATGCTATCGCTTTTGATCGACAGAATGCCAATCCTTTTGCAGTTCTTGATAATGGCAATTTTGATCTTTTGGACCCTAATCGATGCGGAAGGAGACCTCAGGTAATAAATAATTTCCTCAATTCTCAGTTGAACGAGAGAAATGGGCCAGATCTTGTAGATTATATTAATGGATTAAAAAATGGTGATAAAGTAGTTATTTTCAGTATAGGTTCTGCCTCTTATACCACTTTAAATGATCAGACTAAGCAAGCATTATCAGAAATTGGAGTTCAGGTTTCTGCCTGGAATGATTTCTCAGATGGAGATCCGATTATTATTATTGGAGCAAAAGGATCATCAGCAGGGGATGCCCGGGTAATTAAAGCTGAGGTTTCTCCGGAGGAGCTTCAGGAGATCAGTTTTGACGGAATCATTACCGGGAGATTTGATGAAGGAGAGCTGATCTCTTCAAGAATTGGTCCAGCCACCAGTTTTTCCACTCTTAAAATAAAGGCAATAACCGGTGCCACAGATAATTATTCAGTGGATCTGATTGGTGAGAATTTTTCCGGAGATCAAACAAATATATCCGGATTTACCGAATTGCAAAATGGAGAGTATGACGTAAGCTCAATAAACCCTCAGGATTACCCCTATTTAAGGCTTAAATATAATATTAGTGATTCTGAAAATAGGACGCCCGCTCCTTTGGATTATTGGTTTGTTACATTAAGTTATCCGCCGGAGGGAATTTTATACCCAGTAAACGAAACACAAGTAGAGCGAACTGAATTAAATGAAGGTGAGTCAAAAGTAATAGATTTTGCCTTCAGGAATATATCAGAAAAAGAATTTGCTGATTCGCTGAAAGTGTCCCTGAGAATGAGAAACCAGGAAACCGGGAAAATTTTTAATGATACTATAAAGATTAATTCTCCTCAACCAGGTGAGGAAGAAGTATTTAGTGTAGAATTTAATACAGAAGGCTTTGCAGGTGAAAATGATCTTTCTGTTTTTGTTAATCCGTATGTCCAACCTGAAATATATTATACTAACAATGTATTTTCGGGTGATCGATTGCTTTCTGTAAAGAGGGACACATTACAACCTACACTTAAAGTGACGTTTGATGGAAGAACAATAATGGATGGTGAAATAGTTTCTCCGGATCCTTTAATATCGATAAAAGTCCGTGATGAACAGAATTCATTGAGGAAAACAGATACAACAGGAGTTGAGTTATTATTTAAGCCTGATTGTGAAGGGTGTAATTATGAACAAGTTATCCTGGCTTCAGATCAGGTTGAGGTTTTACCAGCACTCGATGATAGAGATTTTACCTTAAACTTTCGGCCCGGGCCCCTGGAGGATGGAGTTTATTCCCTTTGGGTTAAAGCTGCCGATGGCTCAGGAAATCAAACAGGCAGCGAACCATATGAGATTTCGTTTGAGGTAATAAATGAGTCAACAATTACAAATTTTTATCCATATCCGAATCCTTTTTCAACATCAACAAGGTTTGTTTTCACATTAACTGGCTCTGATATACCCGAAGAAATTAAAATTACCATAATGACTATTAGTGGAAGAATAGTTAGAGAGATCACCCAGGATGAATTAGGCCCTATTCACTCAGGTAATAATATCACTGAATTTTCATGGGATGGGACTGATGAATTTGGGGATAAACTGGCAAATGGTGTTTATCTTTACAAAGTTTCTATTCAAAATCAGGGGGAACAAATAAAACAAAGAAGTCTGGGGCCAGACGCCAGGGCTTTTAAAAATGGTTTTGGGAAACTTTATATCTTAAGATAA
- a CDS encoding M42 family metallopeptidase, which produces MINVSLLKDICEEAGAPGFEKRIRDLVIKEVSPLVDEVNVDNLGNVYAVKKGKNNPDGKKVMVAAHMDEIGFIVTHIDKEGYLRFHTLGGFDPKTLTAQRVIVHGKKDFIGVMGTKPIHVMSQEERNKNPKTTDYFIDLGLSKEEVEQYISIGDPITRERSLVEMGNSVNCKSIDNRVSVFILIEALRELKDNDIDVYGVFTVQEEVGIRGANVAAHNINPDFGIGLDTTIAYDSPGAAEHEKVTKLGGGTAIKVMDASTICDYRMVEFMKKVADKNEIKWQPEILTAGGTDTAGLQRMGKKGAISGAISIPTRYLHQVIEMANKDDIGDSIKLLKFCLEEINNHDWSH; this is translated from the coding sequence ATGATAAACGTTTCATTACTTAAAGATATTTGCGAAGAAGCAGGAGCTCCGGGATTTGAAAAAAGGATAAGAGATCTTGTAATCAAAGAAGTGTCACCTCTGGTAGACGAAGTCAATGTTGATAATCTCGGAAATGTCTATGCAGTAAAAAAAGGTAAAAATAATCCTGATGGCAAAAAAGTAATGGTTGCTGCTCATATGGATGAAATTGGCTTTATCGTTACTCATATTGATAAAGAAGGATATCTGCGATTTCATACTTTAGGAGGGTTTGATCCGAAGACACTTACTGCTCAAAGGGTAATTGTACACGGTAAAAAGGACTTTATTGGTGTAATGGGTACAAAGCCTATTCATGTGATGAGCCAGGAAGAGAGAAATAAAAATCCAAAAACCACTGATTACTTCATCGATCTTGGATTATCAAAAGAAGAAGTTGAACAGTATATTTCAATTGGCGATCCGATTACAAGAGAGCGCTCTTTGGTTGAAATGGGTAATAGTGTCAATTGTAAGTCTATCGATAACCGGGTGAGCGTATTTATCCTTATTGAGGCACTTAGAGAATTGAAGGATAATGATATTGATGTGTATGGTGTATTTACCGTACAGGAGGAAGTTGGAATCCGAGGGGCAAATGTCGCTGCTCATAATATAAACCCCGACTTTGGTATCGGATTGGATACTACAATTGCTTATGATTCCCCTGGTGCTGCCGAACATGAAAAGGTTACAAAGTTGGGTGGTGGTACAGCGATTAAAGTAATGGATGCTTCTACAATTTGTGATTACCGTATGGTTGAGTTCATGAAAAAAGTTGCTGACAAAAATGAGATCAAATGGCAACCTGAGATCCTGACTGCCGGAGGTACTGATACTGCCGGACTTCAGAGAATGGGGAAAAAAGGAGCCATTAGTGGAGCAATTTCAATCCCAACACGTTATTTACACCAGGTTATAGAAATGGCAAATAAAGACGATATTGGAGATAGTATAAAACTATTAAAATTTTGTCTCGAAGAAATTAATAATCACGACTGGAGTCATTAA
- the crcB gene encoding fluoride efflux transporter CrcB, with amino-acid sequence MKAILLVGAGGFFGAISRFLIGKWLHTYTLFYIPWATLLVNLVGSFLIGFTLGIVSQNGVASDNYKLFIVTGFCGAFTTFSTFSFENLILIKDQNYSIAAIYTLVSFIGGLLLAWGGFELSK; translated from the coding sequence ATGAAAGCAATTTTATTAGTTGGAGCCGGAGGTTTTTTTGGGGCTATTTCCCGGTTTCTAATCGGAAAGTGGTTACATACCTATACTTTATTCTACATCCCGTGGGCTACTTTATTAGTAAATCTTGTGGGTAGTTTTTTAATTGGATTCACTCTTGGTATTGTTTCCCAGAATGGAGTGGCATCAGATAATTATAAATTATTTATTGTAACCGGTTTTTGTGGGGCCTTCACAACATTTTCAACTTTTTCTTTTGAGAACCTTATTTTAATTAAAGACCAGAATTATTCAATCGCTGCAATATATACTTTAGTAAGTTTTATTGGCGGGCTGCTTCTTGCCTGGGGTGGATTTGAATTATCAAAGTAA
- a CDS encoding WD40/YVTN/BNR-like repeat-containing protein, translated as MKKNFTSILFIVLLAFYSISLLGQVKPSGPDVFGEAFKKRQALEESSPVKELPVRNIGPIVQGGRIVDIAVNPENINEFYIAYASGGVFKTTNNGQSFESVFDNQRTIGIGDIAIAPSNPKIIYVGGGENNSSRSSYAGDGVYRSDDAGKTWTFLGLEGIQHTGRIIVHPENPEKVWLAAMGNLYSSNEERGVYLSEDGGKNWEKTLFVNDSTGIIDLEINPANPDQLWASSWERTRKAWNFKGSGPGSSIYRSDDGGKTWKELDNGFAERQNRGRIGLAVSHEDPSVIYALLDNQKEEKKKKDREKDELLASDFLEMSKDELLALENEKLNNYLKANNFPEKYDAQRVKKEIRENDYTPKALSDYLGDANNALFETSVVGAQVYRSDNSGESWELANSYPIEGLYYTYGYYFGEIRVNPKDDSELFIMGVPMLKSNDSGATWHRLDSAGDVHVDHQALWINPDNPMHMLLGNDGGLYRTYDGGGHWTHINNLAIGQFYTVSVDNQEPYMVYGGLQDNGSLRGSSKSIPNKTKSWERIFGGDGMYVFPDPYDHNLIYTGFQFGNYYRIQMDEQKYTKIGPRHDIGEDPLRFNWRTPLEMSPHNNKILYMGAQKVFRSMNQGDSWEEISDDLTKDLPQGNVPYSTITIIEESPLKFGLIYAGTDDGNIWVTMNGGGNWEKISENLPERLWVSSIHPSNHQKGEVFATLTGYREDNFETRVYKSGDYGKTWTSIRDGLQYEAANVIVQDTEEPNLLFMGTDGGSYVSFDAGNNWDIMASIPNVASYDMVIQPREGELVIATHGRSIYVADIKPLRKVVANPDKELIAYEIESLTHSEKWGERTFQWQEPNIPVVTLSWFSKAAGELQIRILNPEGKEISAWTEDIGEGYGKIKYDLKGYSFEGRKKSDKMDYLEPGKYTVEFGLGRLKETQFLEIKERKKR; from the coding sequence ATGAAAAAAAATTTTACATCAATCCTATTTATAGTTCTACTTGCCTTTTATAGTATTTCATTATTAGGGCAAGTAAAACCATCAGGTCCTGATGTCTTTGGTGAGGCATTTAAAAAAAGGCAGGCCCTTGAAGAAAGTTCTCCGGTAAAAGAACTGCCAGTAAGAAATATTGGTCCTATCGTTCAGGGAGGTAGAATAGTTGATATTGCTGTAAATCCTGAAAACATAAATGAATTTTATATAGCTTATGCCTCTGGTGGCGTTTTTAAAACAACCAATAACGGCCAAAGCTTTGAATCTGTCTTCGATAATCAACGGACTATAGGAATTGGTGATATAGCTATTGCCCCATCAAATCCAAAAATAATTTATGTAGGTGGCGGGGAAAATAATTCAAGTAGAAGTAGTTATGCAGGCGATGGTGTATATCGATCTGATGACGCAGGCAAAACCTGGACATTTCTTGGGCTGGAAGGTATCCAACACACTGGCAGAATAATAGTTCATCCGGAAAATCCTGAAAAAGTATGGTTAGCTGCCATGGGAAACCTGTATTCATCAAATGAAGAAAGAGGGGTTTATTTATCTGAAGATGGAGGAAAGAATTGGGAGAAAACATTATTTGTAAATGACAGTACAGGGATAATTGATCTTGAAATTAATCCCGCAAACCCGGATCAGTTATGGGCTTCTTCATGGGAAAGAACCAGAAAAGCATGGAATTTCAAAGGTAGTGGCCCTGGATCATCAATATACAGATCTGACGATGGGGGAAAGACCTGGAAAGAATTGGATAACGGTTTTGCCGAAAGACAAAATAGAGGAAGAATTGGACTTGCAGTTAGTCACGAAGATCCTTCTGTGATATATGCCTTACTTGATAACCAGAAAGAGGAAAAGAAAAAGAAAGACAGGGAAAAGGATGAATTATTAGCATCAGATTTCCTGGAGATGTCGAAGGACGAGCTGTTAGCACTTGAAAATGAAAAATTAAATAACTACCTGAAAGCCAATAATTTTCCTGAAAAGTATGATGCTCAGAGAGTAAAAAAAGAAATTAGAGAAAATGATTATACCCCAAAAGCACTTTCTGATTACTTAGGTGATGCGAATAATGCATTGTTTGAAACTTCAGTTGTAGGAGCCCAGGTATATAGATCTGATAATTCCGGAGAATCCTGGGAACTGGCTAATTCATATCCAATTGAAGGCCTTTATTATACTTATGGATATTATTTTGGAGAAATAAGAGTAAACCCTAAAGATGATAGTGAATTATTCATCATGGGAGTTCCGATGCTTAAAAGCAATGATAGTGGTGCAACCTGGCACAGGCTGGACTCAGCAGGGGATGTTCATGTAGATCATCAGGCATTATGGATTAATCCGGATAACCCTATGCACATGCTCCTTGGTAATGATGGTGGTTTATACAGAACTTATGATGGTGGAGGGCATTGGACTCACATCAATAACCTGGCTATTGGTCAGTTTTATACTGTTTCAGTCGATAATCAGGAACCCTATATGGTTTATGGCGGACTACAGGATAACGGATCATTAAGAGGCTCAAGTAAATCTATTCCAAATAAAACTAAATCATGGGAAAGAATATTCGGAGGAGACGGAATGTATGTTTTTCCTGACCCTTATGATCACAACCTTATTTATACCGGATTTCAATTTGGGAATTATTATCGCATCCAGATGGATGAACAAAAATATACCAAAATTGGACCTAGACATGATATCGGTGAAGATCCCTTGAGATTTAACTGGAGAACTCCTTTAGAGATGAGTCCGCACAACAATAAAATCCTTTACATGGGTGCTCAAAAAGTTTTCAGATCTATGAATCAGGGAGATTCCTGGGAAGAAATCAGTGATGATCTTACTAAAGATCTTCCTCAGGGCAATGTACCCTATTCTACGATCACGATAATTGAAGAATCACCGTTAAAATTCGGATTGATCTATGCCGGAACTGATGATGGAAATATATGGGTTACGATGAATGGAGGAGGAAACTGGGAAAAGATAAGTGAAAACCTTCCTGAAAGACTTTGGGTAAGTAGTATTCACCCATCTAATCATCAAAAAGGCGAAGTTTTTGCCACTTTGACTGGTTACAGAGAAGATAATTTTGAAACCAGGGTTTACAAAAGTGGAGATTACGGCAAAACCTGGACATCGATAAGAGACGGTCTTCAATATGAAGCCGCAAATGTAATCGTCCAGGATACTGAGGAGCCAAATCTGCTATTTATGGGGACTGATGGAGGTTCGTATGTGAGTTTTGATGCCGGGAACAATTGGGATATCATGGCTTCTATTCCAAATGTAGCATCTTACGATATGGTAATACAGCCTCGAGAGGGCGAACTTGTTATAGCTACTCACGGACGCAGTATTTATGTCGCAGATATTAAACCATTGAGAAAGGTAGTTGCAAATCCAGATAAAGAACTAATAGCTTATGAAATTGAATCACTGACTCATTCTGAGAAATGGGGTGAAAGGACTTTTCAATGGCAAGAACCAAATATTCCGGTAGTCACCTTAAGTTGGTTTTCTAAAGCTGCTGGTGAATTGCAAATTCGCATATTAAATCCTGAAGGAAAAGAAATATCTGCATGGACCGAAGATATTGGAGAAGGCTATGGAAAGATAAAATATGACCTGAAAGGCTATTCCTTTGAAGGCAGGAAAAAGTCTGATAAAATGGATTATCTCGAACCGGGAAAATATACTGTTGAATTTGGGTTAGGACGCTTAAAAGAAACTCAATTTCTGGAAATTAAAGAGCGCAAAAAAAGATAA
- a CDS encoding tellurite resistance TerB family protein yields MIPTHIKILIQLAKADGHIHDKERGIIERIAVRHDVDKEEVDKFFEEINTDDSLPDKHVLTSEQKIEYLYDIIALMKADGKLERSEVNYCLRVTKWLGYDESVFFNFITTIYMQPHLLDDKESLKETINGYLKEI; encoded by the coding sequence ATGATACCCACGCATATCAAAATTCTTATACAACTTGCCAAAGCTGATGGTCACATCCACGATAAAGAACGTGGAATAATTGAAAGAATAGCTGTCAGACACGATGTCGATAAGGAAGAAGTGGATAAATTTTTTGAAGAAATAAATACCGATGATAGTCTTCCTGATAAACACGTACTCACCAGCGAACAGAAAATTGAATATCTGTATGATATAATTGCTCTGATGAAAGCTGATGGCAAACTTGAAAGAAGCGAAGTTAACTATTGCCTTAGGGTGACCAAATGGCTGGGGTACGACGAATCAGTATTTTTTAATTTTATTACCACAATTTACATGCAGCCCCATCTTCTGGATGACAAAGAATCATTAAAGGAAACAATTAATGGGTATTTAAAAGAAATTTAA
- a CDS encoding YybH family protein produces the protein MRFTFLFFVILFSLNSDLKAQSGNIQDRKEIMMILADQTIAWNEGDITKFMDGYWKSDSLVFVGSSGVTRGWQKTLDNYKTSYPDKSTMGTLKFDVVDLYPIAENTYFMIGKWHLTRIKGNVGGHFTLVWKIINGQWKIVSDHSS, from the coding sequence ATGAGATTTACTTTTTTATTTTTTGTCATACTTTTTAGTCTGAATTCAGATCTGAAGGCACAATCCGGAAATATTCAGGACAGGAAAGAAATAATGATGATTCTAGCTGATCAGACAATCGCCTGGAATGAAGGAGATATCACCAAATTTATGGATGGATACTGGAAGTCAGATTCACTGGTATTTGTAGGTAGTAGCGGCGTGACGAGGGGCTGGCAAAAAACACTGGATAATTATAAAACTTCATATCCGGATAAATCAACAATGGGGACTTTAAAATTCGATGTTGTTGACTTATATCCTATTGCAGAAAACACTTATTTCATGATTGGTAAATGGCACCTGACGCGAATCAAAGGCAATGTGGGTGGGCATTTTACATTAGTATGGAAAATAATTAACGGTCAATGGAAAATTGTTTCTGACCACTCTTCTTAA